Proteins co-encoded in one Xanthomonas campestris pv. badrii genomic window:
- a CDS encoding thioredoxin family protein: protein MPIKPLVCGLLLTGLLSACGQSSEPQEAPRPLDTSMQKPPSADPSQPVSSGNTPTAADIAAAAALNAQYDPSRDPAADLETAKVEAKRGGKRIVLNVGNAACEPCKALDEVMGGDAELRSFRDANFVVVKVNRDAANENAAFLSQFAQLNESPSLLVLDNDGKLLTTQAGPELRKGDGFDRKKLFDFLKQWAPPQA from the coding sequence ATGCCGATCAAACCGCTTGTCTGTGGCCTGTTGCTGACCGGCCTGTTGAGCGCCTGCGGGCAGTCGTCCGAGCCACAGGAAGCGCCGCGGCCGCTGGACACATCGATGCAGAAGCCGCCCAGCGCCGATCCCAGCCAGCCGGTGTCCTCGGGCAACACGCCCACCGCCGCCGACATCGCCGCGGCGGCCGCGCTCAATGCGCAGTACGACCCCTCGCGCGACCCGGCCGCGGACCTGGAAACGGCCAAGGTCGAAGCCAAGCGTGGCGGCAAGCGCATCGTGCTCAATGTCGGCAACGCCGCCTGCGAGCCGTGCAAGGCGCTGGACGAGGTGATGGGCGGCGATGCGGAACTGCGCAGCTTCCGCGATGCGAATTTCGTGGTGGTCAAGGTCAACCGCGATGCGGCCAACGAAAACGCCGCGTTCCTGTCGCAGTTCGCCCAGCTCAACGAGTCTCCCTCGCTGCTGGTGCTGGACAACGACGGCAAGCTGCTGACCACCCAGGCGGGCCCGGAGCTGCGTAAGGGCGACGGCTTCGACCGCAAGAAGCTGTTCGATTTCTTGAAGCAGTGGGCACCGCCGCAGGCCTGA
- a CDS encoding lamin tail domain-containing protein translates to MPVLQCRAALLLCGLALAGHANAQVVISQVYGGGGNSGATLRSDFIELHNIGSTTVSLDGWSVQYASAAGSSWQVTPLAGSVPAGGYYLVKQADGSGGSVALPTPDATGTLAMSGTAGKVALSTTAGALSGTCPTGNADLVGYGSTASCAEGNAPTPAPSNTLAVLRGNDGCTDTDNNAADFATSAPAPRNSASAARLCSGGGQPIATLADVSQAEGNSGSRSVVFTLSLSQPAGAGGVGFTAATVDGTATDGSDYVALPATSLRIAAGERTATIAVDVLGDTIAEPDESFRLQISGLTGALPATLSATGTIVNDDFNLLPIHAIQGKGARSPLDGQVVATSGIVTARRSAGFFLQAPDIEADGDPSTSEGVYVYTGSAPPEAAAIGNRVRVQGTVIEYVPSADPTQPPLTEIGGSVTVLADSTGNPLPSPVMLRPDFPNPNGAYDQLEALEGMRVAAASLTVNAPTGGSVNETNATATSNGVFHAVVTGVPRAFREPGVQLPDPLPAGSPAGVPRWNTNPEVIAVGSAGVGGERLDLASGCQVFDVVGPLDYSFRRYTLYPERTPQVVCNDADKPRPAPLPQADDVAVATYNMERFFDDQNDPAIGEPVLTPAAFQARLNKASLAIRNYLHAPDILGTVEVENLSVLQTLAARVNADAVAAGQQDPKYVAYLQEGNDVGGIDVGFLVKTAEVAGGVPRVEVLSIAQEGKTTTWTEPAGGVSLLNDRPPLVLAANVHQADGRTLTLTAIVVHQRSLNGAETDDAAGTRIRAKRQAQAEYLARLLQTRQQVNPDEKVLVMGDFNAFEFNDGYVDAMGTVTGKPAPDAQTVVGGDGADLVDPDYTDLTWFNTPDQSYSYAFDGNVQSLDHILASDALMRTPQIASLLVGHARINADFPGTARNDANTPTRLSDHDPTVVLLRMSKQVNADLGVAVSAARPEVTEGERIEYTVDVDNRGPESAAFAAVALAFDAAVSPRVSAAPGWVCQPPQTGAQTVVTCTIASLAPGNVQRFSVQVEAGAALAGRALLLAASVASQTPDPRADNNTGTASVTVLAQPRSDLAVRFDGPASLPTTAFNASYSVLLSNIGAAPAQRPSLVIEGNTVSALSQLVAQQGWSCDKQVQSLRSARFVCSTAAVVLPGAQAAFQLTVAAKPVPAEGAVRVQATASSSSPDANPADNTALIVTPIGGGAGRR, encoded by the coding sequence ATGCCAGTGTTGCAGTGTCGTGCAGCCTTACTTTTGTGTGGGCTGGCGCTAGCCGGCCATGCCAATGCCCAGGTCGTCATCAGCCAGGTTTACGGCGGTGGCGGCAATAGCGGCGCCACCCTCCGCAGCGATTTCATCGAGCTGCACAATATCGGCAGTACCACGGTCAGCCTGGATGGCTGGTCGGTGCAGTACGCCTCGGCCGCCGGCAGCAGCTGGCAGGTCACCCCGTTGGCAGGCAGCGTGCCGGCCGGCGGCTATTACCTGGTCAAGCAGGCCGATGGCAGCGGCGGCAGCGTGGCGCTGCCCACGCCCGATGCCACCGGCACGCTGGCCATGAGCGGCACCGCCGGCAAGGTGGCGCTGAGCACCACGGCGGGCGCGCTGAGCGGCACCTGCCCCACCGGCAACGCCGATCTGGTCGGCTATGGCAGCACGGCCAGCTGCGCCGAAGGCAACGCACCCACGCCGGCTCCCAGCAACACGCTGGCGGTGCTGCGCGGCAACGACGGCTGCACCGATACCGACAACAACGCAGCCGATTTCGCCACCAGCGCGCCGGCCCCGCGCAATAGCGCCAGCGCTGCGCGCCTGTGCAGCGGCGGCGGCCAACCGATCGCCACGCTGGCCGATGTCAGCCAGGCCGAAGGCAACAGCGGTAGCCGCAGCGTCGTGTTCACGCTGAGCCTGAGCCAGCCGGCCGGTGCCGGCGGGGTGGGCTTCACCGCTGCCACGGTCGATGGCACCGCCACCGACGGCAGCGACTACGTTGCCTTGCCCGCCACCAGCCTGCGCATTGCCGCTGGCGAGCGCACGGCCACCATCGCGGTGGATGTGCTGGGCGACACCATCGCCGAGCCGGATGAAAGCTTCCGCCTGCAGATCAGCGGCCTCACCGGCGCGCTACCGGCCACGCTGAGCGCCACCGGCACCATCGTCAACGACGATTTCAACCTGCTGCCGATCCACGCCATCCAGGGCAAGGGCGCCCGCTCGCCGCTGGACGGCCAGGTGGTGGCCACCTCGGGCATCGTCACCGCGCGCCGCAGTGCCGGGTTCTTCCTGCAGGCCCCGGATATTGAGGCCGACGGCGACCCGTCCACCTCCGAGGGCGTCTACGTCTACACCGGCAGCGCACCGCCGGAAGCCGCCGCCATCGGTAACCGGGTACGCGTGCAGGGCACGGTGATCGAATACGTGCCCAGCGCCGACCCGACCCAGCCACCGCTGACCGAGATCGGCGGCAGCGTCACCGTGCTGGCCGATTCCACCGGCAACCCCTTGCCGTCCCCGGTGATGCTGCGCCCCGACTTCCCCAACCCCAACGGCGCCTATGACCAGCTCGAAGCGCTGGAAGGCATGCGCGTGGCCGCCGCCAGCCTCACCGTCAATGCGCCCACCGGCGGCAGCGTCAACGAGACCAATGCCACCGCGACCAGCAATGGCGTGTTCCATGCGGTGGTGACCGGCGTGCCGCGCGCCTTCCGCGAGCCGGGCGTGCAGTTGCCCGACCCGCTGCCGGCCGGCTCGCCTGCCGGCGTGCCGCGCTGGAACACCAACCCGGAAGTGATCGCCGTCGGCAGTGCCGGCGTCGGTGGCGAGCGGCTGGATCTGGCCTCCGGCTGCCAGGTGTTCGATGTGGTCGGCCCGCTGGACTACAGCTTCCGCCGCTACACGCTGTACCCGGAGCGCACCCCGCAGGTGGTCTGCAACGATGCGGATAAACCGCGTCCGGCACCACTGCCGCAGGCCGACGATGTGGCCGTGGCCACCTACAACATGGAACGCTTCTTCGACGACCAGAACGACCCGGCCATCGGCGAACCGGTACTCACCCCGGCCGCGTTCCAGGCCCGCCTCAACAAGGCCTCGCTGGCGATCCGCAACTACCTGCACGCGCCCGACATCCTGGGCACGGTGGAAGTGGAAAACCTCAGCGTGCTGCAGACCCTGGCCGCGCGGGTCAATGCCGACGCGGTGGCCGCCGGCCAGCAGGATCCCAAGTACGTGGCGTATCTGCAGGAAGGCAATGACGTTGGCGGTATCGACGTCGGCTTCCTGGTCAAGACCGCCGAGGTCGCCGGCGGCGTGCCGCGCGTGGAAGTGCTCTCCATCGCGCAGGAAGGCAAGACCACCACCTGGACCGAGCCGGCCGGTGGTGTCAGCCTGCTCAACGACCGCCCGCCGCTGGTGCTCGCTGCCAACGTGCACCAGGCCGACGGCCGCACGCTGACGCTGACCGCCATCGTGGTGCATCAGCGCTCGCTCAACGGCGCCGAGACCGACGATGCCGCCGGTACCCGCATCCGCGCCAAGCGCCAGGCCCAGGCCGAGTATCTGGCGCGCCTGCTGCAGACGCGTCAGCAAGTGAATCCTGACGAAAAAGTGCTGGTGATGGGCGACTTCAACGCCTTCGAGTTCAACGACGGCTATGTGGATGCGATGGGTACCGTCACCGGCAAACCGGCGCCGGATGCGCAGACCGTGGTGGGCGGCGATGGCGCCGATCTGGTCGACCCGGACTACACCGACCTGACCTGGTTTAACACGCCCGACCAGAGTTACTCGTACGCCTTCGACGGCAACGTGCAATCGCTGGACCACATCCTGGCCAGCGATGCGCTGATGCGCACGCCGCAGATCGCCTCGTTGTTGGTCGGCCATGCGCGCATCAATGCCGACTTTCCCGGCACCGCGCGCAACGACGCCAATACGCCCACGCGCTTGTCCGACCACGACCCCACCGTGGTGTTGTTACGCATGAGCAAGCAGGTCAACGCGGACCTGGGCGTGGCGGTGAGTGCTGCGCGTCCCGAGGTCACCGAAGGCGAGCGCATCGAGTACACGGTGGATGTGGACAATCGCGGGCCGGAGAGCGCCGCGTTTGCCGCAGTGGCCTTGGCATTCGATGCCGCGGTCAGCCCGCGCGTCAGCGCTGCGCCGGGTTGGGTGTGCCAACCGCCGCAGACCGGTGCGCAGACCGTGGTTACCTGCACCATCGCGTCGCTGGCGCCTGGCAATGTGCAGCGTTTTTCGGTGCAGGTGGAGGCCGGCGCCGCACTGGCCGGTCGCGCGTTGCTGCTGGCAGCGTCGGTGGCTTCGCAGACCCCCGATCCGCGAGCAGACAACAACACCGGCACAGCCAGCGTGACCGTGCTGGCGCAACCCCGCAGCGACCTGGCGGTGCGTTTCGACGGCCCTGCCAGCCTGCCGACCACCGCCTTCAACGCCAGCTACAGCGTGCTGCTGAGCAATATCGGCGCCGCACCGGCGCAACGCCCCAGCCTGGTGATCGAAGGCAATACGGTGTCGGCGTTGTCGCAGTTGGTGGCGCAGCAGGGCTGGAGCTGCGACAAGCAGGTGCAATCGCTGCGCAGCGCGCGCTTCGTCTGCAGCACTGCAGCGGTGGTGCTGCCAGGCGCGCAGGCCGCCTTCCAGCTCACCGTAGCGGCCAAGCCCGTCCCGGCCGAAGGCGCGGTGCGGGTGCAGGCCACGGCCAGCTCCAGCTCGCCCGATGCCAATCCGGCCGACAACACTGCGCTGATCGTCACCCCGATCGGCGGAGGCGCTGGCCGCCGCTGA
- a CDS encoding tryptophan 2,3-dioxygenase yields MPVDKNLRDLEPGIHTDLEGRLTYGGYLRLDQLLSAQQPLSEPAHHDEMLFIIQHQTSELWLKLLAHELRAAIVHLQRDEVWQCRKVLARSKQVLRQLTEQWSVLETLTPSEYMGFRDVLGPSSGFQSLQYRYIEFLLGNKNPQMLQVFAYDPQGQARLREVLEAPSLYEEFLRYLARFGHAIPQHYQARDWTAAHVADDALRPVFERIYENTDRYWREYSLCEDLVDVETQFQLWRFRHMRTVMRVIGFKRGTGGSSGVGFLQQALALTFFPELFDVRTSVGMDSRTPRGNADAAKD; encoded by the coding sequence ATGCCCGTCGACAAGAACCTGCGTGACCTGGAACCCGGCATCCACACCGATCTGGAGGGGCGGCTGACCTACGGCGGTTATCTACGGCTGGACCAGCTGTTGTCCGCGCAACAGCCCCTGTCCGAGCCGGCGCATCACGACGAGATGCTGTTCATCATCCAGCACCAGACCTCGGAGCTGTGGCTGAAGCTGCTGGCGCACGAGTTGCGTGCGGCCATCGTGCATCTGCAGCGCGACGAGGTCTGGCAATGCCGCAAGGTGCTGGCGCGCAGCAAACAGGTGCTGCGCCAGCTCACCGAGCAGTGGTCGGTGCTGGAGACGCTCACGCCCAGCGAATACATGGGCTTCCGCGATGTGCTCGGCCCGTCGTCGGGGTTCCAGTCGTTGCAGTACCGCTACATCGAGTTCCTGCTCGGCAACAAGAACCCGCAGATGCTGCAGGTATTCGCCTACGACCCGCAGGGCCAGGCGCGGCTGCGCGAGGTGCTGGAAGCGCCCAGCCTGTACGAGGAATTCCTGCGCTACCTGGCGCGCTTCGGGCATGCAATTCCGCAGCACTACCAGGCGCGCGACTGGACCGCCGCGCATGTGGCCGACGACGCCTTGCGGCCGGTGTTCGAACGCATCTACGAAAACACCGACCGCTACTGGCGCGAGTATTCGCTATGCGAGGACCTGGTGGATGTGGAAACCCAGTTCCAGCTCTGGCGCTTCCGCCACATGCGCACGGTGATGCGGGTGATCGGCTTCAAGCGCGGCACCGGCGGCTCCAGCGGCGTGGGCTTCCTGCAGCAGGCACTGGCACTGACGTTCTTCCCGGAACTGTTCGACGTGCGCACCTCGGTGGGTATGGACAGCCGGACGCCGCGGGGCAATGCGGACGCTGCAAAGGACTGA
- a CDS encoding peptide MFS transporter, which translates to MSVDAAAPTSASNPPQPPALPEFPTLLGHPRPLWLLFMTEFWERFAFYGIRWALVLYIVAQFFGGDAAGQAPAGRTYGAYLALVYAAAIFGGYVADRVLGYQRSILVGAAVMATGLFLIAIPDHTMFEIGLATVVVGNGLFKPNISTMVGKLYSVADPRRDSGFTIFYMGINLGAMISPVLTQLLAEKVFGTQAMPSYKMVFMASGVGMLISLVWFWFGRVQLKGIGAPAPNAQGLGRVLLVLVGCLLAIPGVYFLLAVGADVLQIVLTVLFVGLSVMLLVEGIREGKVQRDKVIAMLIIFAFNVLFWMFFEQAGSSFTFLADNIVNRNFGEWTFPTAWFQSVNSIAIIALAPVIAWIWVKSGRFNPSIPRKFGLGLLFNGLAFLLLMFALSSLVNDAGKIPFWTLFMVYVIQSVGELCLSPIGLSMVTKLAPVRLVGFGMGGWFLSTGIGNNLSGIFAGHVSGNEGMSVSSALGGYTFGFWALVGAGALLFLIAPLINKLMHGVK; encoded by the coding sequence ATGAGCGTTGACGCTGCCGCGCCGACATCCGCCTCCAATCCGCCGCAGCCGCCTGCGCTTCCCGAGTTCCCCACGCTGCTGGGCCATCCGCGGCCGCTGTGGCTGCTGTTCATGACCGAATTCTGGGAACGCTTCGCGTTCTACGGCATTCGCTGGGCGTTGGTGCTGTACATCGTGGCGCAGTTCTTCGGCGGCGATGCCGCCGGCCAGGCGCCGGCGGGGCGCACCTATGGCGCGTATCTGGCGCTGGTGTATGCGGCGGCGATCTTCGGCGGCTACGTGGCCGACCGCGTGCTCGGTTACCAGCGTTCGATCCTTGTCGGCGCGGCGGTGATGGCCACCGGCCTGTTCCTGATCGCCATTCCCGACCACACCATGTTCGAGATCGGCCTGGCCACCGTGGTGGTCGGCAACGGGCTGTTCAAGCCCAACATCTCCACCATGGTGGGCAAGCTGTACTCGGTGGCCGATCCGCGCCGCGACAGCGGCTTCACCATCTTCTACATGGGCATCAACCTGGGCGCGATGATCTCGCCGGTGTTGACCCAGTTGCTGGCCGAAAAGGTGTTCGGCACCCAAGCCATGCCGTCCTACAAGATGGTGTTCATGGCCTCCGGCGTGGGCATGCTGATCAGCCTGGTGTGGTTCTGGTTCGGCCGCGTCCAGCTCAAGGGCATCGGCGCACCGGCACCAAACGCACAGGGCCTGGGCCGCGTGCTGCTGGTGCTGGTGGGCTGCCTGCTGGCGATTCCGGGCGTGTACTTCCTGCTTGCCGTGGGCGCGGATGTGTTGCAGATCGTGCTGACCGTGCTGTTCGTCGGCCTGTCGGTGATGCTGCTGGTGGAAGGCATCCGCGAGGGCAAGGTGCAGCGCGACAAGGTGATCGCGATGCTGATCATCTTCGCCTTCAACGTGCTGTTCTGGATGTTCTTCGAACAGGCCGGCAGCTCGTTCACCTTCCTGGCCGACAACATCGTCAACCGTAATTTTGGCGAGTGGACCTTCCCGACCGCGTGGTTCCAGTCGGTCAACTCGATCGCCATCATCGCGCTGGCCCCGGTCATCGCCTGGATCTGGGTCAAGTCCGGCCGCTTCAATCCGTCGATTCCGCGCAAGTTCGGCCTGGGCCTGTTGTTCAACGGCCTGGCCTTCCTGCTGCTGATGTTTGCGTTGTCCAGCCTGGTCAACGATGCCGGCAAGATCCCGTTCTGGACCTTGTTCATGGTCTACGTCATCCAGTCGGTGGGCGAGCTGTGCCTGTCGCCGATCGGCTTGTCGATGGTGACCAAGCTGGCCCCGGTGCGCCTGGTCGGGTTCGGCATGGGCGGCTGGTTCTTGTCCACCGGCATCGGCAACAACCTGTCGGGCATTTTTGCCGGCCATGTCAGCGGGAACGAAGGCATGAGCGTGTCCTCGGCGCTGGGCGGGTATACCTTCGGGTTCTGGGCCTTGGTGGGCGCCGGCGCGCTGCTGTTCCTGATCGCGCCGCTGATCAACAAACTCATGCATGGTGTGAAGTGA
- a CDS encoding MarR family winged helix-turn-helix transcriptional regulator, with translation MSDLDAPQPPQHPVLLNLEQFLPYRLSVLSNRISSNIAKVYGDRYGMAIPEWRVITILALYPGSSASEVSDRTAMDKVAVSRAVARLLERGFIRRETHGDDRRRSMLALSPAGRQVYETVAPLVNEMEQRLMSIFSAEEQQLLERLIDRLAKDGLPRMADKD, from the coding sequence ATGAGCGATCTCGACGCCCCCCAGCCGCCGCAGCACCCTGTCCTGCTCAACCTGGAGCAGTTCCTGCCATATCGCCTGAGCGTGCTGTCCAACCGGATCAGCAGCAACATCGCCAAGGTATACGGCGACCGTTACGGCATGGCGATTCCCGAGTGGCGGGTGATCACCATCCTGGCACTGTATCCGGGCTCCTCGGCCAGCGAGGTGTCCGACCGCACGGCGATGGACAAGGTGGCAGTCAGCCGCGCGGTGGCCCGGCTGCTGGAGCGCGGCTTCATCCGCCGCGAGACGCACGGCGACGACCGCCGCCGCTCGATGCTGGCGCTGTCGCCGGCCGGGCGCCAGGTCTATGAGACCGTCGCGCCGCTGGTCAACGAGATGGAACAACGGCTGATGTCGATCTTCAGCGCCGAAGAGCAGCAGTTGCTGGAACGCCTGATCGACCGGCTGGCCAAGGACGGGCTGCCGCGCATGGCCGACAAGGACTGA